From the genome of Moritella sp. F3, one region includes:
- a CDS encoding serine/threonine transporter yields the protein MDTLTANISTASTNTTTKSSTWTKSDIVWVLGLYGTAVGAGTLFLPITAGVGGLIPLLIMAVLALPMTFFAHRGMTRFVLSGSKPGADITEVVEEHFGVGMGKLITLLYFFAIYPILLVYSVALTNTVQDFMLNQLDIQPPPRALLAFALILGLIAIVRLGEQLIIKAMSILVFPFVAVLIMLACYLIPYWNGAIFEQVMPAEGGMSSIMMAVWLILPVMVFSFNHSPVISSFAVAKRNEYGDGAEKKCSRILLCAHVMMVVTVMFFVFSCVLSLSPANLAEAKEMNVSILTYLANHFDTPVIAYAAPVVAIIAITKSFLGHYIGASEGLNGLVVKAARSKGKEVSKKALNSFTTIFMLVTAWAVATINPNILHMIESLGGPIIALLLFIMPMYAIHKVPAMRKYSGALSNVFITLIGLISITAIFYSLVQ from the coding sequence ATGGATACGTTAACAGCAAATATTTCGACTGCAAGCACAAATACAACAACAAAAAGTTCGACATGGACTAAAAGTGACATCGTTTGGGTACTTGGCTTATATGGTACAGCCGTTGGTGCTGGTACTTTATTCCTGCCTATCACAGCCGGTGTAGGTGGCCTGATTCCATTATTAATCATGGCCGTATTAGCATTACCAATGACCTTCTTTGCTCATCGCGGCATGACACGATTTGTGTTATCAGGATCTAAACCTGGCGCAGATATTACCGAGGTTGTTGAAGAACATTTTGGTGTGGGCATGGGTAAATTAATCACACTATTGTATTTCTTTGCCATCTACCCAATTCTGCTTGTATACAGTGTTGCGTTAACCAACACAGTACAAGATTTCATGCTAAACCAATTAGACATTCAGCCACCACCACGTGCACTTTTAGCCTTTGCATTGATTCTTGGTTTAATCGCCATTGTACGTTTAGGTGAGCAACTTATCATTAAAGCAATGAGCATTTTAGTTTTCCCATTTGTTGCCGTATTAATCATGCTGGCCTGCTACCTAATCCCTTACTGGAACGGCGCAATCTTCGAGCAAGTAATGCCAGCAGAAGGTGGGATGAGTTCGATAATGATGGCTGTCTGGTTGATATTACCTGTGATGGTGTTCTCGTTTAACCACTCACCTGTTATCTCTTCATTTGCAGTCGCGAAACGAAATGAATACGGCGATGGTGCCGAGAAGAAATGCTCACGTATTTTATTATGTGCACACGTAATGATGGTCGTTACGGTCATGTTTTTCGTATTTAGCTGTGTATTAAGCTTATCGCCAGCGAACCTTGCTGAAGCGAAAGAAATGAATGTCTCTATTTTGACTTATTTAGCTAACCACTTTGATACACCTGTTATCGCTTACGCTGCACCCGTTGTTGCAATCATCGCAATCACGAAGTCATTCTTAGGTCATTACATCGGTGCAAGTGAAGGTCTTAACGGTTTAGTTGTAAAAGCAGCACGCAGTAAAGGCAAAGAAGTGAGTAAGAAAGCGTTAAACAGTTTCACCACGATATTCATGCTTGTAACGGCATGGGCAGTTGCAACCATTAACCCTAACATCTTACATATGATTGAAAGCTTAGGTGGACCAATCATCGCGTTACTATTATTCATTATGCCAATGTATGCAATTCATAAAGTACCAGCGATGCGCAAGTACTCAGGCGCACTAAGTAATGTATTTATTACACTTATTGGTCTTATTTCAATTACTGCTATTTTTTACTCTCTGGTTCAATAG
- the yjjG gene encoding pyrimidine 5'-nucleotidase, with product MKYQWILFDADETLFHFDAFKGLQLMFSRFAIDFDRDDFNHYQTVNLPLWVDYQDGKISATQLQNRRFQLWADKLKVTTQTLNSAFMTAMADICCLLPGAQVLINALNGKVKMGIITNGFTELQHVRLEKTGLKDIFSPLIISEEVGVAKPDIGIFEHALTHMGELDREQVLMVGDNPHSDILGGMNAGFDTCWLNSANAVLPEGIRPSYQVTSLSQLQTLLLPL from the coding sequence ATGAAGTACCAATGGATCTTATTTGATGCAGATGAAACCTTATTTCATTTTGATGCATTTAAAGGTTTGCAGCTGATGTTTTCACGCTTTGCTATCGACTTTGATCGAGATGATTTTAACCATTATCAAACGGTTAACTTACCGTTATGGGTGGACTATCAAGATGGTAAAATTAGCGCGACACAATTGCAAAATCGTCGTTTTCAATTGTGGGCAGATAAACTTAAAGTCACCACACAAACCTTAAATAGTGCATTTATGACAGCGATGGCTGACATCTGTTGTTTGCTGCCGGGCGCTCAAGTACTTATTAATGCACTAAATGGTAAAGTTAAAATGGGTATTATTACCAATGGCTTTACTGAACTACAGCATGTTCGTTTAGAAAAAACCGGGTTGAAAGATATTTTTTCACCTCTCATCATCTCTGAAGAAGTCGGTGTCGCTAAACCTGATATTGGTATATTTGAGCATGCGTTAACCCACATGGGAGAATTAGACCGTGAGCAAGTATTAATGGTTGGTGACAATCCACATTCTGATATTTTAGGTGGGATGAATGCTGGCTTTGATACTTGTTGGCTCAACAGCGCAAATGCGGTATTGCCGGAAGGTATTAGACCAAGTTATCAAGTGACATCGTTAAGTCAGTTACAGACATTATTATTACCGCTTTAA
- a CDS encoding ABC transporter permease yields MPQAISSVNPLARLGRAVITQLQGFGKAALFLLHSVVHMFSRPWQGRRVIEQLYFIGAKSIVVICITGLFTGMVLGLQGYYTLSQFGSTGLLGSAVALTLIRELGPVLTAIMIIGRAGSAMTAEIGIMRISEQIDALKTMTIDPIRFLVSPRIIAALISFPLLTAIFDTVGIFGGYLTGSQLLGINPATYFYRVESSVSLMDVAEGFIKSIFFAITVISVCCYHGYYTHTRRNNFGAKGVGLSTTTAVVQASILVLVIDYILTSFLL; encoded by the coding sequence ATGCCCCAAGCAATTTCTTCCGTGAACCCACTTGCTCGACTTGGCCGCGCCGTTATCACGCAGCTCCAAGGATTTGGTAAAGCAGCTTTATTCCTATTACATAGTGTAGTACATATGTTTTCTCGCCCTTGGCAGGGGCGTAGAGTAATAGAACAATTGTATTTTATTGGCGCAAAATCAATTGTCGTGATTTGTATTACCGGTTTATTTACCGGCATGGTGCTTGGATTACAAGGTTATTACACCCTCTCTCAATTTGGTTCTACGGGCTTACTTGGCTCAGCAGTCGCGCTAACACTAATTCGAGAATTAGGCCCCGTATTAACCGCAATCATGATCATCGGCCGCGCGGGTTCAGCAATGACCGCTGAAATCGGTATTATGCGCATATCAGAACAAATCGATGCGCTTAAAACCATGACCATAGATCCAATCCGTTTCCTGGTTAGTCCACGCATTATAGCTGCGCTTATTAGCTTTCCGTTATTAACCGCAATCTTCGATACTGTCGGTATCTTTGGCGGCTACCTGACTGGTTCGCAATTATTAGGCATCAATCCCGCAACTTATTTCTATCGAGTTGAAAGTAGCGTGAGCCTCATGGATGTGGCCGAAGGCTTTATTAAATCTATCTTTTTTGCCATCACAGTCATATCAGTTTGTTGCTATCACGGTTACTACACGCATACTCGCCGTAATAATTTTGGTGCAAAAGGCGTTGGTTTATCAACAACGACAGCGGTTGTACAGGCAAGTATTCTTGTGCTTGTTATAGATTACATTTTAACCTCGTTTTTATTATAG
- a CDS encoding ABC transporter ATP-binding protein, producing the protein MDTPLIQFCNVSKTFDTKTVLNNINLSIFKGEITTIIGKSGEGKSVLLKHVIGLLKPDSGSILFDGKAFAKHSSTEQLNLKKKLSYMFQDSALFDSMTVYENIALPLQEASDLSKSEIQQRVEMRMSQLDIVGTDQQYPGQLSGGMRKRVALARALVTEPEIILFDEPTTGLDPIRKKAVHQMIADYQRKLGFTGIIVSHEIPEIFSISQRVALLNKGDIIFQGTPEQLNNDENPVISTFIHGHESSLLNID; encoded by the coding sequence ATGGATACGCCCCTGATTCAGTTTTGTAATGTCAGTAAAACATTCGACACAAAAACAGTCTTAAATAATATAAACCTGAGCATTTTTAAAGGTGAAATAACCACTATCATAGGTAAGAGTGGTGAAGGTAAAAGTGTGTTACTCAAACATGTTATCGGCCTACTTAAGCCTGACTCAGGCAGTATACTTTTTGATGGTAAAGCTTTTGCTAAGCATTCATCGACAGAACAGCTTAACTTAAAAAAGAAATTGAGTTACATGTTTCAAGACTCGGCATTATTTGATTCGATGACCGTATATGAAAATATTGCATTACCATTACAAGAAGCAAGTGATCTGAGCAAAAGCGAGATACAACAACGCGTTGAAATGCGTATGTCTCAACTCGATATTGTCGGCACTGACCAACAATACCCAGGACAACTCTCTGGCGGTATGCGAAAAAGGGTTGCCCTTGCTCGCGCACTTGTCACGGAACCAGAAATTATTTTGTTTGACGAACCCACAACAGGGCTAGACCCAATTCGTAAAAAAGCAGTTCATCAAATGATTGCAGACTATCAGCGAAAACTTGGTTTTACAGGGATCATCGTCAGCCATGAAATCCCTGAAATATTTAGTATTTCACAACGTGTTGCATTACTTAACAAGGGTGACATTATTTTTCAAGGTACTCCTGAACAATTAAATAATGATGAAAATCCCGTTATCTCAACCTTTATCCACGGTCATGAGTCATCATTACTCAATATCGATTAA
- the mlaD gene encoding outer membrane lipid asymmetry maintenance protein MlaD: MKKSSIETSVGLFVLIGMLCVGYLTIKLGKMDLLGDNYYSVYADFNSATGLKGGANVEMAGVKIGQIEDVVLLPNIKIARVQLKIDNDISLAVDVIASVKTAGLLGDRYLSLTPGGSDEYLAAGDSIEETESALDIEDLISKYVFSSEGE, from the coding sequence ATGAAAAAATCATCTATTGAAACCTCAGTCGGCTTGTTTGTACTAATAGGTATGCTATGTGTCGGTTATCTTACAATTAAACTAGGAAAAATGGACTTACTAGGCGATAACTATTATAGCGTGTATGCAGATTTCAATTCTGCAACAGGCTTAAAAGGTGGTGCCAACGTCGAAATGGCAGGTGTTAAAATCGGTCAAATAGAAGACGTTGTACTATTACCTAATATTAAGATTGCGCGTGTACAGCTAAAAATAGATAACGATATCAGCCTTGCTGTTGATGTGATCGCATCAGTTAAAACCGCAGGTTTATTAGGTGACCGATATTTATCGCTGACACCTGGCGGTAGCGATGAGTACCTCGCCGCTGGTGATAGTATTGAAGAAACAGAATCCGCGCTTGATATTGAAGATCTCATCAGCAAATATGTATTTAGCAGTGAGGGTGAATAA
- a CDS encoding phospholipid-binding protein MlaC, with protein sequence MNKIITLCISTVLLFTTAVNAHANNVEQATALIDTAMTESLNIINDPALTTEVKREKLWPIVTSYFDFTLISELTLGKFSAGATSPLGDYSDRRFTSEQQAEFTDAFTIHLGNLYLDRLNNDSKFSVLLTKSSAMKPIRKMQRARVNSLINKKTAIDYSLRLKDDEWRIYDVKVEGRSLISSFRKEYSALLLKKTPDELLALLNEKNLAHTENDVEQ encoded by the coding sequence ATGAACAAAATTATTACCTTATGTATTTCAACCGTTCTACTATTTACTACTGCAGTCAATGCACATGCAAATAACGTGGAGCAAGCGACGGCACTGATTGACACAGCCATGACTGAATCATTAAATATCATTAATGATCCCGCGCTGACAACTGAAGTTAAACGCGAAAAACTATGGCCGATCGTAACCAGCTACTTTGATTTCACTTTGATTTCAGAATTAACACTCGGAAAATTCTCTGCGGGAGCGACTAGTCCATTAGGGGATTACAGTGATCGCCGCTTTACCAGCGAACAACAAGCCGAATTCACCGACGCGTTCACTATTCACTTGGGTAACTTGTATTTAGATCGTCTCAATAACGACAGTAAGTTCTCGGTGCTATTAACCAAGTCTTCTGCAATGAAGCCAATACGTAAAATGCAACGCGCGCGCGTGAACAGCTTAATTAATAAGAAAACGGCCATCGACTATTCATTACGATTAAAAGATGATGAATGGCGAATTTATGATGTTAAAGTTGAAGGCCGCAGCCTTATTAGTTCATTTCGTAAAGAATATTCAGCGCTATTACTAAAGAAAACACCGGATGAATTATTAGCACTGCTGAATGAAAAGAACTTAGCGCACACGGAAAATGATGTTGAACAATAG
- a CDS encoding VacJ family lipoprotein — translation MLNNRTSPYLIKLPLSLLILMMSGCASSKNHTENKTERVPVSLVTISEPEFTEDDGLFSDAKFDDEQLEDDGLFDDALFSDEEFSDEQLEDDDDLFSDDSIIETESKTEISDPFYYFNKAMFHVNDKLYFWILRPTAVGYKAITPQFFRVGVANFFHNITMPIRFTSSLLQGDIESSGTELGRFAVNTTVGLLGVMDPAEDYLDWQPNNQDMGLTLGKYGIGNGPYIVWPIFGPSTLRDTVGKGTDYFLSPLTYLQPDKLSITVQAVDKVNATYFSLGDYEAFKQAYIDPYERMKEFYIEYRAERVAEE, via the coding sequence ATGTTGAACAATAGGACTTCGCCGTATTTAATTAAGCTGCCACTATCACTGCTCATCTTGATGATGAGCGGCTGTGCCAGTTCAAAAAATCATACCGAAAACAAAACAGAACGAGTTCCTGTATCGCTAGTCACGATCTCTGAGCCTGAATTTACTGAAGATGATGGCCTATTTAGCGATGCCAAATTTGACGATGAGCAACTAGAAGATGATGGCTTATTTGATGATGCACTGTTTAGCGATGAAGAGTTTAGCGATGAACAGCTAGAAGATGACGATGATTTATTCAGTGATGACAGCATCATCGAAACAGAATCAAAAACTGAAATATCCGACCCTTTTTATTACTTTAATAAAGCCATGTTTCATGTAAATGATAAACTCTACTTTTGGATTTTACGTCCTACAGCTGTTGGTTATAAGGCTATCACACCACAGTTTTTCCGTGTCGGGGTCGCTAACTTCTTTCACAATATAACCATGCCAATTCGCTTCACCAGCAGTTTATTGCAAGGTGATATAGAATCGTCAGGTACTGAACTGGGTCGCTTTGCTGTGAATACGACAGTGGGTTTATTAGGCGTCATGGATCCAGCTGAAGATTATCTCGACTGGCAGCCAAACAATCAAGATATGGGGCTGACATTAGGGAAATATGGTATCGGTAATGGCCCCTATATTGTCTGGCCGATATTTGGTCCTTCGACATTAAGAGATACGGTAGGTAAAGGGACTGATTATTTCCTTAGTCCATTAACTTATTTACAACCTGATAAGCTATCAATCACGGTTCAAGCTGTAGATAAAGTCAATGCGACATACTTCAGCCTAGGTGATTATGAAGCATTCAAACAAGCCTATATCGATCCTTACGAACGAATGAAAGAGTTTTATATCGAATATAGAGCTGAGCGGGTAGCGGAAGAATAA
- a CDS encoding CNNM domain-containing protein: MTLLIIYAVISIVVSFICSILEASLLSMTPSYIAKMQREDPKLATKLAKLKDNLDRPLAAILTLNTVAHTAGAAGVGAQVTAMYGSAYLGVASAVMTVLILVLSEIIPKTMGATYWRQLAPSSVTILNTMIFCLKPFIFMSEQITRRIGKGHSHDIDMREEIIAMAHVAKDTNEIDDDESRVICNILDLHNIKVKDIMTPRGVVSCVDANMNVSDFEALITNIPFSRLPLLTDDEFFGYVHKSDILQHDGDTKLLTLAKPLEVYLPTQNAEHVFNDMLRSRNHLASIHDELGTWLGIITMEDILETILGREIVDESDTSVDMRKIAKAKWQKRLSK, encoded by the coding sequence ATGACACTGTTAATAATTTACGCTGTAATCTCGATTGTGGTTTCGTTTATTTGTTCTATCTTAGAGGCTTCATTACTAAGTATGACACCAAGCTATATCGCTAAAATGCAACGTGAAGATCCTAAACTTGCAACAAAATTAGCTAAGTTAAAAGACAATCTCGATCGTCCTTTAGCGGCAATTCTAACACTTAATACGGTGGCCCATACTGCGGGTGCTGCTGGTGTAGGTGCGCAAGTAACGGCTATGTATGGTAGTGCATATTTAGGTGTAGCATCTGCTGTGATGACGGTATTAATTTTGGTTCTTTCAGAAATTATCCCTAAAACAATGGGCGCGACATATTGGCGACAACTGGCCCCATCAAGTGTCACTATCTTGAATACGATGATTTTCTGCTTAAAACCGTTTATCTTTATGTCAGAGCAAATCACCCGTCGTATTGGCAAAGGTCATAGTCATGACATTGACATGCGAGAAGAAATAATTGCGATGGCACATGTCGCAAAAGACACGAATGAAATTGATGACGATGAAAGTCGGGTTATTTGTAACATATTAGATCTGCATAACATTAAAGTGAAAGACATTATGACGCCACGTGGTGTGGTCTCGTGTGTTGATGCCAATATGAATGTGAGTGATTTTGAAGCTTTAATTACCAACATTCCTTTTAGTCGTTTACCATTATTGACCGACGATGAGTTTTTTGGTTATGTGCATAAATCAGATATTTTACAGCATGACGGTGACACGAAACTGCTTACGTTAGCAAAACCATTAGAAGTGTATTTACCGACACAAAATGCCGAACATGTCTTTAACGATATGCTACGTTCTCGAAATCATCTGGCGAGTATTCATGATGAGTTAGGGACTTGGTTAGGCATTATCACGATGGAAGATATTTTAGAAACTATCTTAGGTCGAGAAATTGTTGATGAAAGTGATACTAGTGTTGATATGCGTAAGATTGCCAAAGCAAAATGGCAGAAACGATTATCGAAGTAA
- a CDS encoding DUF6172 family protein has product MKKTFVLNHPKIIPARQVEAIKSEIRKYIKRERKKTLPKGVDYWDFDCKYGATEQEAQVIHLSEINKSIDSGDLNKDASFYIEILVKDGIRVINEEDEDLDYGEE; this is encoded by the coding sequence ATGAAAAAAACGTTTGTACTAAATCACCCAAAAATTATTCCAGCTCGCCAAGTTGAAGCTATTAAAAGCGAAATCAGAAAATATATCAAAAGAGAGCGTAAAAAAACGCTTCCTAAAGGCGTAGACTACTGGGACTTTGATTGTAAGTATGGCGCAACAGAACAAGAAGCGCAGGTAATTCACCTATCTGAAATCAATAAATCTATTGATAGCGGTGACCTGAACAAAGACGCATCTTTCTATATCGAAATTTTGGTAAAAGATGGCATTCGCGTGATCAATGAAGAAGACGAAGATTTAGATTACGGCGAAGAATAA
- a CDS encoding DUF3313 domain-containing protein, producing the protein MLLKSRVIISLLCCLFLAGCAKNNFISATKFTSYDDFRAGPEDGVDLVWARIGLRDADRLRNKLQQYDSVILDRVYVLVEDDDSLSDEDISIITTYLTDSLISTISPHKKIVETSTDTTLHLSIAISNVETPNPILAVTSSIVPVSFGISVISKITTGEHTNVGSASIELMVSDENNKPLIAAIDRRTGNKDFGTMIDSLDDTKDVIDWWIKRLGETFQVN; encoded by the coding sequence ATGCTCCTAAAATCACGCGTTATCATTTCCCTCCTTTGCTGTTTATTTTTGGCTGGTTGTGCAAAAAACAACTTCATATCAGCAACCAAATTTACCTCATATGATGATTTCAGAGCTGGTCCAGAGGACGGTGTAGATCTAGTTTGGGCTAGAATAGGATTACGAGACGCAGATCGACTACGTAATAAATTACAGCAATACGACAGTGTTATATTAGATCGCGTTTATGTATTGGTCGAAGATGATGATAGCCTCTCTGATGAAGACATCAGCATCATCACCACTTACTTAACAGATAGCTTAATTAGCACTATCTCACCACATAAAAAAATTGTTGAAACATCAACTGACACGACCCTACACTTAAGTATTGCCATCAGTAATGTAGAAACACCAAACCCAATCTTAGCTGTGACGAGCAGTATTGTACCGGTCAGCTTTGGTATCTCGGTTATTTCAAAGATCACCACAGGTGAACACACGAATGTCGGCAGCGCGAGTATTGAACTCATGGTCAGTGATGAAAACAACAAACCGCTTATAGCTGCTATTGATCGCCGTACAGGTAATAAAGATTTCGGCACCATGATCGATTCTTTAGACGATACTAAAGATGTGATTGATTGGTGGATCAAACGCCTAGGAGAGACCTTTCAAGTCAACTAA
- a CDS encoding site-specific DNA-methyltransferase — MKLHKIDAVDWLKTLPDESVDLVITDPPYESLEKHRKIGTTTRLKKSAGSSNQWFDIFPNSDFPALIEQIYRVLKKNSHFYLFCDQETMFVIKPIAEDFGFKFWKPIVWDKCAIGMGYHYRARYEFILFFEKGKRKLQDLGMPDVLQEKRVWRGYPTEKPVPLIEKLITQSSSIDDLVIDPFFGSGATLVAAANLGRKSEGADIAPSAHEFVNNRIKPVEKA, encoded by the coding sequence ATGAAGTTACATAAGATTGATGCAGTAGACTGGTTAAAGACCCTTCCGGATGAGAGTGTGGATCTCGTTATCACAGATCCCCCTTATGAGTCCTTAGAAAAACACCGTAAAATAGGCACCACTACCCGCTTAAAAAAAAGTGCTGGTTCGAGTAACCAATGGTTTGATATTTTTCCTAATAGTGATTTTCCTGCATTAATTGAACAAATTTATCGCGTACTGAAGAAAAATAGTCACTTTTATTTATTTTGCGATCAAGAAACCATGTTTGTGATAAAACCTATCGCAGAAGACTTTGGGTTTAAATTTTGGAAACCCATCGTATGGGACAAATGCGCGATTGGCATGGGTTATCATTATCGTGCACGCTATGAATTCATTTTATTTTTCGAAAAAGGTAAGCGTAAATTACAAGATTTAGGTATGCCTGATGTACTACAAGAAAAGCGTGTATGGCGTGGTTACCCGACCGAAAAACCGGTGCCCTTGATCGAGAAATTGATCACGCAAAGTTCAAGTATCGATGACCTTGTTATTGATCCCTTCTTCGGTTCCGGCGCGACGTTAGTTGCCGCGGCCAATCTAGGTAGAAAATCTGAAGGCGCAGATATCGCCCCTTCAGCCCATGAGTTTGTTAATAACCGCATTAAACCGGTAGAAAAGGCCTAG
- a CDS encoding YkgJ family cysteine cluster protein, with the protein MTIKITNLPVAEITCSNCEACCCRLEVMLLTETGVPKRYITTDDWGGQVMAQGHDGWCAALDRDTLMCTIYENRPWVCRIFEMASFECEEERKAHM; encoded by the coding sequence ATGACCATTAAAATAACCAATCTACCCGTGGCAGAAATCACCTGCTCAAACTGTGAAGCATGCTGCTGCCGCCTAGAAGTAATGCTACTGACAGAAACTGGTGTGCCTAAGCGTTATATCACCACAGATGATTGGGGTGGTCAGGTAATGGCGCAGGGTCATGATGGCTGGTGTGCAGCGCTCGATAGAGATACATTGATGTGTACTATCTATGAGAATAGACCTTGGGTATGCCGTATATTTGAAATGGCATCATTTGAGTGTGAAGAAGAACGTAAAGCGCATATGTAA
- a CDS encoding RNA polymerase sigma factor RpoD/SigA produces the protein MELLNESNALDLYMQQVNKTSVLLTKEQEYDTAIAAHAGDQKARQRMIQSNLRLVINIAKRYQHTSLSLVDIIQEGNTGLIHAVEKFDATKGFRFSTYAVWWIKNNIERFIMNQSRTIRVPIHIGKTYKRILKNAREQVLDLKCNTDLQTIATNLELQFEDVVNVLSYYFTEASLDKTIATKNESNTALVDLIEDSSICKPNDEIENTDTSSYLIEVLSHLCDRDREIVELRFGLGREEPQTLNAIGERLFMSRERVRQIITASLQKIKPELLVNSVSQQDYLN, from the coding sequence ATGGAATTACTTAACGAATCAAACGCATTAGATCTTTACATGCAACAAGTAAATAAAACCAGTGTTCTACTCACTAAAGAACAAGAGTACGATACTGCCATTGCTGCGCATGCAGGTGATCAAAAAGCACGTCAACGTATGATCCAATCCAACTTACGCTTAGTTATCAACATCGCTAAACGCTATCAACATACTTCATTATCACTTGTTGATATCATCCAAGAAGGTAATACAGGCTTAATTCACGCCGTTGAAAAATTCGATGCTACCAAAGGTTTCCGATTTTCAACTTACGCGGTATGGTGGATTAAAAACAATATCGAACGTTTTATCATGAATCAATCCCGCACCATTCGCGTACCGATTCATATTGGTAAAACCTACAAACGTATTCTCAAGAATGCCCGTGAACAAGTGCTCGATTTAAAATGCAATACTGACTTACAAACAATTGCGACTAATCTAGAACTCCAATTTGAAGACGTGGTTAATGTGCTTTCTTACTACTTCACTGAAGCGAGTCTGGACAAAACAATTGCCACCAAAAATGAATCAAATACTGCATTAGTCGACCTTATTGAAGACAGTTCTATTTGTAAGCCTAATGATGAAATTGAAAATACAGACACCTCAAGTTATCTAATCGAAGTATTAAGTCACCTTTGCGATCGTGACAGAGAGATTGTTGAACTTAGATTTGGTCTTGGTAGAGAAGAGCCTCAGACGCTTAACGCTATTGGAGAACGTCTGTTTATGTCTCGAGAACGCGTTCGCCAAATTATTACCGCAAGTTTACAAAAAATTAAACCTGAATTACTCGTTAACAGTGTTAGCCAACAAGACTATTTAAACTAG
- a CDS encoding patatin family protein — MSQLKNNTLTNIASCDATTPIKEAALVVEGGGQRGIFTAGILDSWLANNFNPFALLIGTSAGAQNLSSYMTRQSGHAKRSIMQLSKHPAFFDMKRPLSGRNTVDLDWYFDKVNDPEYQLNMNCAQAQLKNRQLLFSATTINGFCPAFLEPTADNWLTMLKASSALPYLYKKGVAIGDGHYVDGGVALPIPIQEAYHRGAKKIIVLRTVPAHQNVRSPWAHKLKSWVCSSQRCPKVLDIITGHENAYSDAVDFIHTPPADAQIIEIAPPQPLASRILGSSDEALAADYKMGYEMGSQFLASQHANLFR; from the coding sequence ATGAGCCAACTAAAAAATAACACCCTTACTAATATCGCAAGCTGCGACGCCACAACCCCTATAAAAGAGGCGGCACTGGTTGTCGAAGGTGGCGGGCAACGCGGTATTTTTACAGCTGGTATCTTAGATAGTTGGTTAGCAAATAACTTTAATCCTTTTGCATTACTGATTGGTACATCCGCTGGCGCCCAGAACTTATCCAGTTATATGACCAGACAATCAGGACATGCTAAACGTTCTATCATGCAACTTTCTAAGCACCCTGCATTTTTTGATATGAAACGTCCCCTGTCTGGACGCAATACTGTCGACCTTGATTGGTACTTTGATAAAGTTAATGATCCTGAATACCAGCTCAATATGAACTGCGCACAAGCACAATTGAAAAACCGTCAACTGCTCTTTTCAGCGACAACTATTAATGGATTTTGCCCCGCATTTCTTGAGCCGACAGCGGATAATTGGCTCACCATGTTGAAAGCATCCAGTGCTCTGCCCTATTTATATAAGAAAGGTGTGGCGATTGGTGATGGTCATTACGTTGATGGCGGCGTGGCATTACCCATTCCAATTCAAGAAGCTTATCATCGTGGAGCTAAAAAAATAATTGTATTACGCACCGTACCTGCACATCAAAATGTACGCTCGCCGTGGGCCCATAAACTCAAATCCTGGGTATGCAGTTCACAGCGCTGTCCAAAAGTACTCGATATTATTACTGGTCATGAAAATGCCTACAGTGACGCAGTAGACTTTATTCATACTCCGCCAGCAGATGCGCAGATAATTGAGATTGCCCCACCACAACCACTCGCAAGTCGTATACTGGGGAGCAGTGATGAGGCCTTAGCCGCAGATTACAAAATGGGCTATGAGATGGGGTCGCAGTTTTTAGCCAGTCAGCATGCTAACTTATTTAGATAG